The genomic window caagtgttcgaataggtgctacaaatacattagctcttatggacttatttaatatttaactcattttatttttgtttttagcgtaattagacattaatttattggtggattgtagctgaatatgttttatgccaaaaataaattattttaaccttataacatatcgacgtgtggtaaaaagtgtattctttatataccattgtagatggagatgtgacatcaaatttaaatttgtcattactttaatatgtaggacagcttattttgaagcggaaatattttgtcacattatctaactgccacatttatataccaatggtatttcaacggcaaattaattttttaatatctttgtaactgatattaaaaagtttgttagttgaaaaaattgacttaactgtacgtaattgtttttaaaaagtttaaaaagttatttaaataatttgaagtttattgataaatttttttttaattaggtattctttttatcaaaatttaaactgcttttttttaatacttcatttatctatattctgaaagcttacctatcagatgtttaaatttagttaataaaaatatatgtctataaactacgcagacgatagtctgacttttataaaattaatgttaatttttgtgaaatattttgtctcaaaaaatgcattgtttcgacagaaaaactttcaagatcgtcctacctattatcactataattttcaggttaaaataaaaaccaataataggcacaaattttatttacaccgaaggaaataacatacaaacgaataggttTAATCCacgaacgttataaataacataaagacaaatctttataaaaagtctttattaacttcgttaagttcccttttgaattttttatcggaacgataactcgatataaatcccggtacgaagcaagttcttttagtgtaagctttcttggcactcatatttaaataatattaaccaccaaaaccaataatcttatattaactacgaataattaattattttcgaaattttcacattcactccaatgcaaaagtagcatctatttctacgccaccgccgccctagcgagaaaccaagcaaacaggcaaaattgtgtacaaaaatttcaaggtcgtcctatctcgattcctctcctctgtgtaggtctccatatTCAAAACTAACTGACACAGGGTTGCCAGATGAAGTTTCAGAATATCCCTAGACGGGAGGTTCAATTTCCCCTAGAAATCCCTAAATCGTATTAATTTAAcctaaaaaaagaagaaattgacagATGACAGCTGTCAATTTAATTTATAACCTATTAAACACTATGTTTAATCCACTTTAATCATTGATTAGGtaatgttttaatgtttactTAGAAATATTTATGTCAGGGAAGaataaataatgacaataataataatatttgaacaaaaagatatttaataacaacaaaaaatggCGCCAGCACAGTTTAATAAATccctagatttaaaaaaaaatccctcCAGAGCTCCAAAAGCTTCAAAAAATCCCTAGATTCGGGGAAAATCCCTAGACATGGTAACCCTGAACTGACAACCTCGACAACATGGCATATATATCCTGGTTTTGGCCAAAGGTGTCATTGATTGTTTTTCGTAGTGACACTTCAGATGTGtaccaaaaattattaaaagaaatactaaaaaggcgACGATCTGGTGAAATaggttaaatttaattaaattgcaACACTAGGAGGgcataaattaatcaaaacacATGCTATAAAAATTATCTTATTAACTATATTTATACTATCAGTAACATGGGTTAACATAGAAATCGGAAGTGGctctgaaaaaatattaaatttatttttaatggagcCAATAACTCTTTCTGCGTGGATTCTAACCTGTgcaatgtttctagtttcttccAGCTCTAGTGGAAGCAATTGTTTTTTCCCCGTGGTAAAAGCTGGAATTACTAGCTTTGCTTGTAACACATCTAAAAATTCTTTTATCAAAAAACCTCGATCTGCTATCACAATATCTTGGGGttctattttatccaaaaaacCAGAGAACTCTACTATTTGTTTATCTGATGCTCTTCCTCCCCATGCTTTACTGATATATGAAATACAGCCTTGGGGAGTAATTCCAATAAGAAATTTAACTGTGTTATGATGTTTATAGTTTGACCATGTTTGGTGCTGGGTTAAATAACTAGCTGGTTTTTGGATAAACACCTCAAAGCAATCAATGATAATTGTGGTCTTATCATGAAAGACTTCTCTAAAGCAAGAAGgcatgtttttttaataatttcccgATCTGGCCATTTTATGCTATTTTTAAATCTTTGATACATTATCGAGATGATGGTATTAAAATAGGTGGAACATGTCGATTGAGAAATGCCAAATTGGTAGGCCAAATATTTAAAATCTAGATTAATTCTCATTTTCATCAATGTCAACAAATATTGTTGAGAGGGATCTAAAACAGTTACTGAGGATGATGGAATAAATGGTTTAATTCTGTCAAATACTGACTTcaaaacagaaaaatttaaaCCGGTATAATATATCCATTTCGGATTGTCCCTTTCTAGTGACTCGAAACTTAAAATGGTCTTATTAATTCTGCGAGTCAActcgtcaatttttttatttgaaaattttaattgtTGAGCCATCTGTTCAATATCATCTGAGGTTAACTCAGTTTGAGTTTCGGTTCCAGTACTGTCTTCGTACATTGCTGTAGTGTTACTTTCACTTActgtattgttttcattctgtaacaaacataattgattataaattGGGATCCTTATAGTGGAACCATATGCAAGCTTTAACAGAATTAAGCAAAAATACaacagttttaatttcaaaatatcaaactTATGACAGTTTCTCATTATAAAATCATATACTTTACATTGACCATAGCATTTATACGAATGTTGAAGGTTAGTTGTGAGTCAAACTGAATACCTAGATCTTTTATAATGTCTTCACAATCCGATACAACATTGGTAACAAAGTAATTAAGGTTTTTACATGTACTGTCGACTATTATACACTGATCTCTATAATTAAAATTTCCtttaagagtgtaggcgcaaatattttactgctatccctatcttttctgtctttacacggcaaattatgtgtagtaaaattctcactggtatggatatgtaaacattagttgacaatgtcatcattaactttaa from Diabrotica virgifera virgifera chromosome 5, PGI_DIABVI_V3a includes these protein-coding regions:
- the LOC126885042 gene encoding uncharacterized protein LOC126885042, coding for MPSCFREVFHDKTTIIIDCFEVFIQKPASYLTQHQTWSNYKHHNTVKFLIGITPQGCISYISKAWGGRASDKQIVEFSGFLDKIEPQDIVIADRGFLIKEFLDVLQAKLVIPAFTTGKKQLLPLELEETRNIAQVRIHAERVIGSIKNKFNIFSEPLPISMLTHVTDSINIVNKIIFIACVLINLCPPSVAI